The Arachis hypogaea cultivar Tifrunner chromosome 19, arahy.Tifrunner.gnm2.J5K5, whole genome shotgun sequence genome has a window encoding:
- the LOC112779190 gene encoding uncharacterized protein: MFSSTYDSNPFPNFPSSSSSSSYPNNNNNNNTLPFYIDPHNNNDFATTLLHHHDPSSLLVSPFIPSSEVPFPSSAEEAVVVAAMLDQDAAASYGGGGGLIYGGGGVPNLLTQKPLGSSIGTKKDRHSKIHTSQGLRDRRVRLSSEIARKFFDLQDMLEFDKPSNTLEWLFTKSENAIKELARSKHSCSFSSGGEKCSCCEGSDQAAGVVVVHSSEKSSMAGSSDSCSKGRNKLKWTQREDVCVQTKKESRDKARARARERTCYKMNNNNNNNNNGRLMVQDLEDRTPALQQFEPCGRWSNNPHQILQQQPYYNPLRHHHHHHILGDAFINNVIDDSIMIKRNMNRDQNLIAIPNNNNNNIIVNDDDYQNHSSPFLYSTPNWDTDETINGCSNFRAMAATMNNLSTCFTDQ; the protein is encoded by the coding sequence ATGTTCTCTTCCACATATGATTCAAACCCTTTCCCTAACTtcccttcatcttcttcttcttcatcttatcctaataataataataataataatacactcCCTTTCTACATTGATCCACATAACAACAATGATTTTGCAACCACGCTTCTTCACCATCATGATCCATCATCACTACTTGTTTCTCCCTTTATACCTTCAAGTGAAGTGCCATTCCCGTCATCAGCAGAAGAAGCTGTTGTTGTTGCAGCAATGCTTGATCAAGATGCTGCAGCAAGCTATGGCGGGGGCGGAGGACTAATCTACGGTGGTGGAGGTGTTCCCAATTTGCTGACTCAGAAACCGTTAGGAAGCAGCATAGGTACGAAGAAAGATAGGCACAGCAAGATTCACACATCTCAGGGGTTGAGGGACAGAAGGGTGAGGCTTTCAAGCGAAATAGCGCGCAAGTTCTTTGATCTTCAGGACATGCTGGAGTTCGACAAGCCCAGCAACACGCTCGAATGGCTCTTCACCAAGTCTGAGAATGCAATCAAGGAGCTTGCAAGAAGCAAACATAGCTGCAGCTTCAGCTCCGGCGGCGAGAAATGCTCCTGTTGTGAAGGTAGTGATCAAGCAGCTGGGGTGGTGGTGGTGCACTCAAGCGAGAAATCATCTATGGCGGGAAGCAGTGATTCTTGTTCCAAAGGGAGGAACAAGTTGAAGTGGACACAGAGAGAAGATGTTTGTGTTCAGACAAAGAAGGAGTCAAGGGATAAAGCAAGGGCAAGAGCAAGAGAAAGAACTTGTTACAAaatgaacaacaacaacaacaacaacaacaatggaagaTTAATGGTGCAAGATTTGGAAGACAGAACCCCTGCACTGCAACAATTTGAGCCTTGTGGAAGATGGTCTAATAACCCTCATCAGATTCTTCAACAACAACCTTACTATAACCCtcttcgtcatcatcatcatcatcacatacTTGGAGATGCTTTTATTAACAATGTCATTGATGATTCTATCATGATTAAAAGGAACATGAATCGTGACCAAAACCTTATTGCTATccctaataacaacaacaacaacattatTGTTAATGATGATGACTACCAAAACCACTCGTCACCGTTCCTTTATTCAACTCCAAATTGGGACACCGACGAAACCATAAATGGTTGCTCCAACTTTCGTGCAATGGCAGCCACAATGAATAATCTATCAACATGCTTCACCGACCAGTAA